Proteins encoded together in one Lagopus muta isolate bLagMut1 chromosome 3, bLagMut1 primary, whole genome shotgun sequence window:
- the LOC125691344 gene encoding translation initiation factor IF-2-like codes for MLAGLEVREEEEEEENFPGRGGDSGEGTPRRGMDGAAAEPPPREGGGPEGGGSRERPLFSPSAAFEPGFSQQPQPEEAPGRRRRSGREEPERSGGARGRGERDRDRARKRIEKRAHIL; via the exons ATGCTGGCGGGGCTGGAGGTgcgggaggaagaggaggaggaggagaacttTCCAGGACGCGGCGGCGACAGCGGAGAGGGGACCCCTCGGCGGGGCATGGacggggcggcggcggagcccCCCCCGCGCGAGGGCGGCGGGCCGGAGGGCGGCGGGAGCCGGGAGCGGCCGCTCTTCTCCCCCTCCGCCGCCTTCGAGCCCGGCTTCTCTCAGCAGCCGCAGCCCGAG GAGGCTCCGGGaaggcggcggcggagcgggcgTGAGGAGCCCGAGCGGAGCGGCGGAGCTCGGGGGAGAGGAGAACGAGACAGAGACAGAGCGAGAAAAAGGATTGAGAAACGAGCAcacatcctttaa
- the GCNT2 gene encoding N-acetyllactosaminide beta-1,6-N-acetylglucosaminyl-transferase isoform X1: protein MSVLRYCFFVVLILSVSLPFVFYAITIHAQKSLRRLKFSVSSTLVEDCKALTKDKVSFLKENALKTSFGVFNCTEYITQNHYITRVLSAEEAAFPLAYIITLHKEFETFERLFRAVYMPQNVYCIHVDGKAPAALQQAVRRLVGCFPNAFLSSRTERVVYGGVSRLRADLHCMKDLLASAVPWRYLLNACGQDFPLKTNWEIIQHLKAYRGKNITPGVLPPAHVTARTKYVHREQLYSFFSFMLPTFVRKAPPPHNLTLYFGSAYIAVTRPFVEFVLQDPRAIDLLAWSEDTYSPDEHFWVTLNRIPGVPGSMPNASWEGDLKAVKWIDMEDVHGGCHGHYVRGICVYGTGDLKWLLNSTCMFANKFELRTYPLTVECLELRHRKRTLAQSEVQVEPNWYF from the exons ATGAGTGTACTCAGATATTGCTTCTTTGTCGTCCTGATTCTCAGTGTTTcccttccatttgttttctatgCCATTACTATACATGCACAAAAATCTCTCAGGAGGCTCAAGTTCTCAGTGAGTTCAACTTTAGTAGAAGACTGTAAAGCACTTACTAAAGATAAGGtgtcttttctgaaggaaaatgctttaaaaacatcCTTCGGAGTATTCAATTGCACTGAGTACATCACACAGAATCACTACATCACCCGGGTGCTGTCAGCCGAGGAGGCAGCCTTCCCCCTGGCCTACATCATCACCCTGCACAAGGAGTTTGAGACCTTCGAGCGGCTCTTCAGGGCAGTCTACATGCCCCAAAACGTCTACTGCATCCACGTGGATGGCAAGGCGCCGGCCGCCTTGCAGCAAGCGGTGCGGCGCCTGGTGGGCTGCTTCCCCAATGCCTTCCTCTCCTCCCGCACGGAGCGGGTGGTCTATGGCGGTGTGTCCCGCCTGCGGGCCGACCTGCACTGCATGAAGGACCTGCTGGCCTCGGCTGTGCCCTGGCGCTACCTGCTCAACGCCTGCGGGCAGGACTTCCCCTTGAAGACCAACTGGGAGATCATCCAGCATCTGAAAGCCTACAGGGGGAAGAACATCACTCCCGGAgtgctgccaccagcacacGTCACTGCACGCACCAAGTATGTGCACCGGGAGCAattatattctttcttttccttcatgctGCCGACATTTGTACGCAAGGCTCCTCCACCACACAACCTGACCCTCTACTTTGGTTCTGCGTACATTGCGGTCACCCGGCCCTTTGTAGAGTTTGTGCTGCAGGACCCGCGTGCCATCGACTTGCTGGCGTGGTCTGAGGACACCTACAGCCCCGATGAGCACTTCTGGGTGACGCTCAACAGGATCCCAG GTGTCCCTGGGTCCATGCCTAATGCATCGTGGGAAGGTGACCTGAAAGCAGTGAAGTGGATTGATATGGAAGACGTCCATGGAGGTTGTCACG GCCATTATGTCAGAGGCATTTGTGTATATGGAACAGGTGACCTCAAGTGGCTTTTAAACTCCACCTGTATGTTCGCAAATAAGTTTGAGCTCAGAACATACCCGCTGACTGTGGAGTGCCTGGAGCTGAGACATCGAAAGAGAACCTTGGCACAGAGTGAAGTTCAGGTGGAACCAAACTGGTATTTCTAG
- the GCNT2 gene encoding N-acetyllactosaminide beta-1,6-N-acetylglucosaminyl-transferase isoform X2 — protein MRRRRLAMSLTVAVVLLGAAALLRRRGRSGAGAGSSAEGAALERACGALLAGQAPTLQDGGLRPAARDSSCSEYVSHSHYITRVLSAEEAAFPLAYIITLHKEFEIFERLFRAVYMPQNVYCIHVDGKAPAALQQAVRRLVGCFPNAFLASRTERVVYGGVSRLRADLHCMRDLLASAVPWRYLLNACGQDFPLKTNWEIIQHLKAYRGKNITPGVLPPAHVTARTRFMHLERGGSNVSGLVTPQVHKAPPPHNLTLYFGSAYIAVTRPFVEFVLQDPRAIDLLAWSEDTYSPDEHFWVTLNRIPGVPGSMPNASWEGDLKAVKWIDMEDVHGGCHGHYVRGICVYGTGDLKWLLNSTCMFANKFELRTYPLTVECLELRHRKRTLAQSEVQVEPNWYF, from the exons ATGCGGCGACGTCGGCTAGCGATGAGTCTGACGGTGGCTGTGGTACTGCTGGGTGCCGCCGCGCTGCTGAGGCGCCGTGGAAGGAGCGGGGCAGGCGCTGGTAGCTCTGCTGAGGGCGCGGCGCTGGAGCGAGCGTGTGGCGCGCTGCTGGCCGGGCAGGCTCCCACGCTGCAGGATGGGGGGCTGCGACCTGCGGCCAGGGACTCCTCCTGCAGCGAGTACGTGTCCCACAGCCACTACATCACCCGGGTGCTGTCAGCCGAGGAGGCGGCCTTCCCCCTGGCCTACATCATCACCCTGCACAAGGAGTTTGAGATCTTCGAGCGGCTCTTCAGGGCAGTCTACATGCCCCAAAACGTCTACTGCATCCACGTAGATGGCAAGGCGCCGGCCGCCTTGCAGCAAGCGGTGCGGCGCCTGGTGGGCTGCTTCCCCAACGCCTTCCTCGCCTCCCGCACGGAGCGGGTGGTCTACGGCGGTGTGTCCCGCCTGCGGGCCGACCTGCACTGCATGAGGGACCTGCTGGCCTCAGCCGTGCCCTGGCGCTACCTGCTCAACGCCTGCGGGCAGGACTTCCCCTTGAAGACCAACTGGGAGATCATCCAGCATCTGAAAGCCTACAGGGGGAAGAACATCACTCCCGGAgtgctgccaccagcacacGTCACTGCACGCACCCGCTTCATGCACCTGGAACGGGGTGGGAGCAACGTCTCAGGGCTGGTCACCCCCCAGGTGCACAAGGCTCCTCCACCACACAACCTGACCCTCTACTTTGGTTCTGCGTACATTGCGGTCACCCGGCCCTTTGTCGAGTTTGTGCTGCAGGACCCGCGTGCCATCGACTTGCTGGCATGGTCTGAGGACACCTACAGCCCCGATGAGCACTTCTGGGTGACGCTCAACAGGATCCCAG GTGTCCCTGGGTCCATGCCTAATGCATCGTGGGAAGGTGACCTGAAAGCAGTGAAGTGGATTGATATGGAAGACGTCCATGGAGGTTGTCACG GCCATTATGTCAGAGGCATTTGTGTATATGGAACAGGTGACCTCAAGTGGCTTTTAAACTCCACCTGTATGTTCGCAAATAAGTTTGAGCTCAGAACATACCCGCTGACTGTGGAGTGCCTGGAGCTGAGACATCGAAAGAGAACCTTGGCACAGAGTGAAGTTCAGGTGGAACCAAACTGGTATTTCTAG
- the LOC125691368 gene encoding transmembrane protein 14C-like, translating into MEYDWVGFGYAALVASGGIIGYARAGSVPSLAAGLLFGGLAGLGAYQQSKEPKNVWLSLVASGTLSAVMGMRFYNSRKAMPGVVAGASLLMVGRLMLQMMEKPLEP; encoded by the exons ATGGAGTACGACTGGGTCGGCTTCGGGTACGCGGCGCTGGTGGCCTCCGGGGGCATCATCGGCTACGCCAGGGCAG GCAGCGTCCCGTCCCTCGCTGCCGGCCTTCTGTTCGGTGGcctggcagggctgggtgccTACCAGCAGTCCAAAGAGCCGAAGAACGTGTGGCTTTCTCTTG TGGCATCTGGAACCTTGTCTGCTGTCATGGGGATGAGATTTTATAACTCCAGAAAAGCGATGCCTGGGGTCGTTGCTGGTGCCAG TTTATTGATGGTTGGAAGACTCATGTTGCAGATGATGGAAAAGCCACTTGAGCCATAA